In a genomic window of Thermodesulfobacteriota bacterium:
- the ftsE gene encoding cell division ATP-binding protein FtsE: MEERPPIIRIFHVYKKFGATTVLSDITVDIQAGDFVFVTGPSGAGKTTLLKMMYLGEPISEGQILVDGMNLARMKRDRIAFLRRKFGIIFQDYNLIPTKTVFDNIALVLEIQGDKRSLIEKKVNSVLRAVGLEKRANAYPPSLSGGEQQRITIARAIAGNPKIILADEPTGSLDQESAEDIIGLLEFLHSRGATVIIATHDKGLISRINAREVRLSHGHLLEQTA, encoded by the coding sequence CCGATTATAAGAATCTTTCATGTATACAAAAAATTCGGCGCCACCACTGTTCTCTCCGATATTACGGTTGATATCCAGGCCGGCGACTTTGTGTTCGTGACCGGCCCCAGCGGCGCCGGCAAAACCACCCTTTTAAAGATGATGTATCTGGGCGAACCCATCTCTGAGGGCCAGATTCTGGTGGATGGAATGAACCTGGCCCGGATGAAGCGCGACCGGATCGCCTTTTTACGAAGAAAATTCGGAATCATATTCCAGGACTACAACCTGATCCCGACCAAAACCGTTTTTGACAATATCGCCCTGGTGCTGGAAATCCAGGGGGATAAAAGAAGCCTGATCGAAAAAAAAGTAAACAGCGTCCTTCGGGCCGTAGGCCTTGAAAAACGGGCCAACGCCTACCCACCCAGCCTCTCCGGAGGAGAACAGCAGAGAATAACCATCGCCAGGGCAATAGCCGGAAACCCGAAAATCATTCTGGCTGACGAGCCCACCGGAAGCCTGGATCAGGAGTCGGCCGAGGATATCATCGGCCTTCTCGAATTCCTGCATTCGCGGGGTGCCACGGTCATTATCGCCACCCATGACAAGGGCCTCATTTCCCGCATCAACGCCAGGGAAGTCCGCCTCAGTCACGGGCATTTACTGGAGCAGACGGCTTGA
- the ftsX gene encoding permease-like cell division protein FtsX — MMNRLFLKRALKDLRDNLLLNIITFTTIALSVLIVSTFALFMINTGKIIHSWEKGVRIIVYIKKDVPPTDVDNLKNDIQQMQGVAEIQFISKEAGLERLKKQMKGQLSLLSNLTDNPLPDTLEVWVSPENRDWNQIEMLAIHIESSHLVEDVEYGQDWMKRFTGFLNLFKVTGGVMGGVFFMAAVFIIANTIRLMFYSKKDEMRIMRLVGATDTFITAPFYIQGLILGGGGGITGILVLYLAYIMIIANVDLNFVSFYFTIQFLPFTTLLVIVMFSMLTGWMGCYLSLKQFLKD; from the coding sequence ATGATGAACCGCCTTTTTTTAAAACGCGCCCTCAAGGATCTGCGGGACAATCTGCTCCTGAACATCATCACGTTCACCACCATCGCCCTGTCGGTGCTGATCGTCAGCACCTTCGCCCTGTTCATGATCAATACCGGCAAGATCATCCACTCCTGGGAAAAAGGGGTGCGCATCATCGTTTATATTAAAAAGGACGTTCCCCCGACCGATGTCGATAACCTGAAAAACGACATCCAGCAGATGCAGGGGGTGGCCGAAATCCAGTTCATATCCAAGGAAGCCGGCCTGGAACGGTTGAAAAAACAGATGAAGGGGCAATTATCGCTGCTGTCCAACCTGACGGACAACCCCTTGCCGGACACGCTGGAAGTCTGGGTGTCCCCGGAAAATAGAGACTGGAATCAGATTGAAATGCTGGCCATCCACATCGAGTCCAGCCATCTGGTGGAAGACGTGGAATACGGTCAGGACTGGATGAAACGGTTTACGGGTTTCCTGAACCTGTTCAAAGTGACGGGCGGCGTCATGGGAGGTGTCTTCTTCATGGCGGCGGTCTTTATCATCGCCAATACCATCCGGCTGATGTTTTATTCCAAAAAGGATGAAATGAGAATCATGCGGCTGGTGGGGGCGACGGACACCTTTATCACGGCGCCGTTCTATATCCAGGGGCTGATTCTGGGCGGAGGCGGGGGGATCACGGGGATACTGGTCCTTTATTTGGCGTATATCATGATCATCGCCAACGTGGATCTGAACTTTGTATCCTTTTATTTCACGATACAGTTTCTGCCTTTCACCACCTTGCTGGTGATCGTCATGTTCAGCATGCTGACGGGATGGATGGGATGTTACCTTTCCTTGAAACAGTTTTTAAAAGACTGA
- a CDS encoding peptidoglycan DD-metalloendopeptidase family protein, whose amino-acid sequence MLPFLETVFKRLMAPVPVLILVGVLISLAGWCRAEDTAIITASVLNVRRSPSQQAEKVGVLQKGAQVAIYDEVDGWLKISHGNIDGYILNDERYVHRGNADPAIEQLKKKAEELDQKIEDHKSDLEKFSHEEFQVLERLNEIDLSQNDINRQAAALGLKINNIRNSIHDNWQAAQALEKKIDKTSAYASNRLVALYKLSLMGKLNIIGSADSVYEVLRAKKDMAIICDYDAEILSRHLQRKEGLRVIMDRLASEEMEKAALEKTMQQQMGAMERERNKRQGILKDIREKESARKAALASLEKAAEELNQTMASLQKKAETATKQPQPLKGSFSSLKGLLPMPVSGKVITEFGKYKDVNLNIVNFRSGIDIRAERGEPVRAVFRGQVLFANWFKGYGNMMIIDHGEKYYTVYAHAQELFKKEGDLVETSEVVATVGDTVSLSSETALYFEIRHQGKPVNPLPWLNAG is encoded by the coding sequence ATGTTACCTTTCCTTGAAACAGTTTTTAAAAGACTGATGGCGCCGGTGCCGGTCCTGATTCTGGTCGGCGTCCTTATCAGCCTGGCCGGCTGGTGCCGGGCGGAAGACACGGCCATTATCACGGCTTCGGTGCTGAATGTGCGGCGATCTCCCAGTCAGCAGGCGGAAAAGGTCGGGGTATTGCAGAAAGGAGCGCAGGTAGCCATTTACGATGAAGTAGACGGCTGGCTGAAAATTTCTCACGGAAATATCGACGGATATATTCTGAACGATGAGCGGTATGTCCACCGGGGGAACGCCGATCCTGCCATTGAACAGCTTAAAAAAAAGGCCGAGGAACTGGACCAGAAGATTGAAGACCATAAATCCGATCTTGAGAAATTCTCGCATGAGGAATTCCAGGTCCTGGAACGACTCAATGAAATCGACCTGTCACAGAACGATATCAACCGGCAGGCAGCCGCCTTGGGCCTGAAAATCAACAATATCCGCAACAGTATTCACGACAACTGGCAGGCAGCCCAGGCCCTGGAAAAAAAGATTGATAAAACCAGCGCCTATGCCTCCAATCGGCTGGTCGCGCTATACAAACTCAGTCTCATGGGCAAGCTGAACATCATCGGCTCGGCGGATTCGGTTTATGAAGTTTTGAGAGCGAAAAAAGACATGGCCATCATATGCGATTATGACGCGGAAATATTGTCCCGGCATCTGCAGCGGAAAGAGGGGCTACGGGTGATCATGGATCGCCTGGCGTCAGAGGAGATGGAAAAAGCGGCCCTTGAAAAAACCATGCAGCAGCAGATGGGTGCCATGGAGAGGGAAAGAAACAAGCGGCAGGGAATCCTGAAGGATATCCGCGAAAAAGAATCGGCCCGGAAAGCGGCGCTGGCGTCCCTGGAAAAAGCAGCCGAAGAACTGAACCAGACCATGGCCTCCCTGCAAAAAAAAGCGGAAACGGCCACAAAGCAGCCGCAGCCGCTAAAAGGCTCTTTCTCCTCGCTTAAAGGGTTGCTGCCCATGCCGGTCAGCGGTAAAGTTATCACCGAATTCGGTAAATACAAAGACGTTAACTTAAACATCGTCAACTTCCGCAGCGGCATCGATATCCGGGCGGAACGCGGCGAGCCGGTTCGCGCGGTTTTTCGCGGCCAGGTGCTTTTTGCCAACTGGTTCAAGGGATACGGCAACATGATGATCATCGATCATGGAGAAAAATATTATACGGTCTACGCCCATGCCCAAGAGCTGTTCAAGAAGGAAGGGGATCTGGTGGAAACCAGCGAAGTGGTCGCCACGGTCGGCGACACTGTCTCCCTTTCCAGCGAAACGGCGCTCTACTTTGAGATCCGGCATCAGGGGAAACCGGTTAACCCTTTACCCTGGCTGAACGCCGGCTGA
- a CDS encoding S41 family peptidase — MKTLRTRTMKLVIAIFAASLLTFVIAGRYGDIAANDVDTYKELKIFTDVIQEMEEEYVDPVDTKELIKAAIQGMVSSLDPHSEYLPPDALKDLQSDTKGEFEGIGIVITRDKGLLKVISPIEGTPAYLAGVKAGDIIEKIDGESTENLELWEAVKKMRGKKGTTVTISILRKGESAPLSFELTRDVIPITSVKSLTLKPGYGYLRISNFQSNTTDEALKALEQLNSENNGKLKGLVLDLRNNPGGLLDQAVSIADLFLDDGVILSVKQRKSEESYKAKKDTEKRDYPIVTLINGGSASASEIVAGALQDQHRSLLMGTTSFGKGSVQTIKPLGDGSGIKFTVARYYTPSGQSIQAKGIVPDIEVPFEIIKADKKNGRAYLAEKDLANHLEAEPQKEEPQKEPSAKPEDDADEQNSRYGEITPELLLTDSQVLRAVDALVSYDIFTGIKK; from the coding sequence ATGAAGACTCTTCGGACAAGAACCATGAAACTGGTCATCGCCATCTTTGCGGCTTCATTGCTCACGTTTGTCATCGCCGGACGCTACGGCGATATTGCCGCCAACGATGTCGACACATACAAGGAACTGAAGATATTCACCGACGTCATCCAGGAGATGGAAGAGGAGTACGTCGACCCGGTTGATACCAAGGAACTGATCAAGGCGGCCATCCAGGGCATGGTCAGCAGTCTCGACCCCCACTCCGAATATCTTCCTCCGGACGCGCTCAAAGACCTGCAGTCAGACACCAAGGGCGAATTTGAGGGCATCGGCATCGTCATTACCAGGGACAAAGGGCTGTTAAAGGTCATCTCGCCCATCGAAGGCACCCCGGCCTATCTGGCCGGCGTCAAAGCGGGCGATATTATCGAAAAGATCGACGGGGAGTCCACCGAAAACCTGGAACTGTGGGAAGCGGTCAAAAAAATGAGGGGCAAAAAAGGTACCACCGTAACCATTTCCATCCTGCGCAAAGGGGAATCCGCTCCTTTGAGTTTCGAATTGACCCGCGACGTCATTCCCATCACCAGCGTCAAATCGTTGACGCTCAAACCCGGATACGGATACCTGCGCATCTCCAACTTCCAGTCCAACACCACCGATGAAGCGCTCAAAGCCCTGGAGCAGTTGAATTCGGAGAACAATGGAAAACTGAAAGGACTCGTCCTCGACCTCCGCAACAATCCCGGCGGTCTTCTGGACCAGGCCGTCTCCATCGCGGATCTGTTTCTTGATGACGGGGTCATCCTGTCGGTCAAACAGCGGAAAAGCGAGGAAAGCTATAAGGCCAAAAAAGATACCGAAAAGCGGGACTACCCCATTGTCACCCTGATCAACGGCGGCAGTGCCAGCGCCTCCGAGATTGTGGCCGGCGCGCTTCAGGACCAGCATCGATCCCTGCTCATGGGCACCACCTCCTTTGGCAAGGGGTCCGTCCAAACCATCAAGCCCCTGGGGGACGGCTCCGGCATCAAGTTCACCGTAGCCCGGTATTACACACCCAGCGGTCAATCCATCCAGGCCAAGGGCATCGTGCCGGATATCGAAGTACCCTTTGAAATCATCAAGGCCGACAAAAAAAATGGCAGGGCCTATCTCGCCGAAAAAGATCTGGCCAATCACCTGGAGGCGGAACCGCAGAAAGAGGAGCCCCAGAAAGAACCGTCCGCCAAACCGGAGGATGACGCGGACGAGCAAAACAGCCGCTACGGTGAAATCACGCCCGAACTGCTGCTGACCGACTCCCAGGTCCTGCGGGCGGTGGATGCCCTGGTTTCCTATGATATCTTTACCGGTATCAAAAAATGA